The Eremothecium cymbalariae DBVPG#7215 chromosome 1, complete sequence DNA segment TCTGATGGCACCAACATAGTTCTTGGAATTTTCGTTAATGATATTGtaatttaaaattttctgaATCGAATCTAAAGCTAACGACGTGATATAGCCAGATGTGGTTCCAGTGCTGATTACTAACAAAAACGGCTGTAAGACGGTTAGAGAATCAACATCAGACAGACTCTTTAAGTTATTCAACATTAATCTTAACTGGATGAAACCCGATAATAACGGATCATTATGCTTGCTTGAAGATAGATTATTAAACGTATCAGCTAAAGAATTGTCTTGGTTGCTGAATATTTCGCTTCCACCCCCTAGCAATGCCGCTACACCAGATTGCGAAGCATATCGAGTGTATTTTCTCATTGCTGTTGATAAAGTCATACATTCTTTGATAACAATCGTGACCGGATCAACTGCCACATCTTGAAGGCCCATTATCAATATTCGAAATCTCTGCCGCTGTTCTCGTGGGAGTGATACGTAACTAATCTGGCCTTCCCCTGATGTACAAACAAACAACTAGGGCCATTTAAAAGATCATTTTGCCACCTTGGTCAACTATCGTATACCATGATacttgaagattttgaagatttatttttcaaaacagCTCATCTCACGATGTCAATATTCGTTAACGACGAAATATAGAGATAGATTCAAGCCATTGAGCCACTATGAGTTGTACCAGAAATGCTTATTTAGATATATCTATTGATGGCAAGGCTGTTGGACGAATTGTGTTCCAATTGTTCTTGGATGTGGCTCCTATGGCTGCcaaaaacttcttggaATTGTGTAAAGGTGAGGTTAAAATCGGAGATAGACAGTTAAGCTACAAACTCAATAGGTTTCACAGGGTGATCAAAAACTTTATGGTGCAGGGTGgagatataatatttggGTCTGGCGAAAATATCAACCCTGAAGAGGTTGGAAAAGGTGGCTGTTCAATATATGCGGAGAAACAAGATTTCGAGAACTCTAAAGATGGTGGGAGTGCTTGCTTTGGCAACTTTAAGGATGAAAACTTAGAGGAACTTAAAGAATCTTTCATTCTTGCAATGGCTAATATTGGTGAAAAGGATACCAATAGCTCCCAGTTTTTCATTACTACAACTGCTACTCCGCATTTAAACTTCCAGCattccatttttggaaGGGTGATTGGTGGGAAATCTGTTGTACGTTCCATAGAAAAATGTCCGACAGATAAGGATGGTTGGCCTGAAGTAACTGTGTTGATTGAGGATTGTGGTGAGTGGCATGAAGGAATGGATATTCCCTTGTACAATGCAAGTAACGCCCCTGATGGGGGAGATATTTATGAAGAATACCCTGAAGACGATACTCATTTTGATGGAgaagattttcaaaaggCATACGAAGCTTCAAATACAATTAAAGAGTCTGGTACTATCCTTTTTAAACGGAAAGATTATCAAAATGcttattataaatatagaaaatcaTTGAGATATGTGAATGAATATATTCCAGATATTGAGCTTGATGATGAGCGGTTTCTTTTATTCaataaattgaagatgaaattATACCTGAACCTCAGCTTCGTTCTATTTATTCTCAGCAGACACGATGAATCCATCACATATGCTAATTACCTGATAGAGATGGAAGGAGTTACTTCACTAGACAAAGCAAAAGCCTACTACAGACGGGGAAACTGCTACCTTGTTAAGAAGAGATTAGAAGATGCTCTCCAAGATTACAAGAACTGCAAAGAATATAACCCAAATGATGAGGTAGTTACCAAAAGAATTTTGGAGATAGAGTCCAAATTAGAGGAGAAACTGGAAAAAACTAAGAAaagtatttcaaaattctttCAGTAGGTACAGGTTACAATCTTTCTAGATacttaataataaatgaatttGTCTATTACATGAAATCATCCAGCAAGTTTCTTACTTTTACAGGCCTTTCCGGCTCTTTTGAAGAGAAGCCTGCATTCTGTGATCCTAAACTTTGAGCCTTAAAATTGTCTAAATCATTTGATCCAAGACCATTTTGGGAGTCGGTTGGAGTGAATTCAGTTCTTGGCATACCAGAATTTGCAATATCTGTCCTGAGTAAGGAAGGATCAGGATTCGTAAACTCGCCAAGAATGCTTTTTGTCGTTGACGTTCCGACATATAAAGAAGAATACATGGCCGGGTCTGAATTATCAGAGAGATTTGAGTGTGAGCCTATAGTTTTCTCCGCAGAAACAGGATGTAAAATATCAACTTGAAAGCTACTATTCAACGACGGTATATTATCAGAACCTCTTAAGCTGTTagatttcttttcctcAATAAACTCCCAATTACTAattaatgataatgataaatAATCACAGCCCATACGAAAGTAGATATTAGCCACTTTGTTAACAATATCGTACTCTATAGTTTCATTTATTTCTAGCGAAGCCTTGAAATAACTGTCGTTCTTTCTTCTTAATTGAGCATATAATTGTAATAAAGCTGGGTCAACTGCCAAAAACGATTTATTTGTAGGTTTATCTTTCCCACTTGTCCAAAAGTTGATTGAAGCTTCCTTACAAGAACCCAGAAGGCTTTTAATCGCCAGTTCTCTTTTCttaattttccaaaagaCA contains these protein-coding regions:
- the CPR7 gene encoding peptidylprolyl isomerase CPR7 (similar to Ashbya gossypii AEL062C), which encodes MSCTRNAYLDISIDGKAVGRIVFQLFLDVAPMAAKNFLELCKGEVKIGDRQLSYKLNRFHRVIKNFMVQGGDIIFGSGENINPEEVGKGGCSIYAEKQDFENSKDGGSACFGNFKDENLEELKESFILAMANIGEKDTNSSQFFITTTATPHLNFQHSIFGRVIGGKSVVRSIEKCPTDKDGWPEVTVLIEDCGEWHEGMDIPLYNASNAPDGGDIYEEYPEDDTHFDGEDFQKAYEASNTIKESGTILFKRKDYQNAYYKYRKSLRYVNEYIPDIELDDERFLLFNKLKMKLYLNLSFVLFILSRHDESITYANYLIEMEGVTSLDKAKAYYRRGNCYLVKKRLEDALQDYKNCKEYNPNDEVVTKRILEIESKLEEKLEKTKKSISKFFQ